In a single window of the Natronosalvus caseinilyticus genome:
- a CDS encoding methionyl-tRNA formyltransferase — translation MDVILFTQDDPIYMPRYLEPVFSERSETLSKVVLAPMQRSMLEEVRGRFQMFGPSAFFRFGLRYVAGKIAARLPTGPVYRTTGRFHSVRTLAAAYDIPVEEVNDVNDEAFVDQIRELKPDLVLSIACGQRMGEDLLEIPEEGAINVHGSLLPKYRGLSTSFWVLYHGEDESGVTAHYMTPEFDSGEIIVQQKYEVLPDDTMHDIYLKLTEVGPDVAVDVIDQVADGTIETRPNDLEEGEYYSRPTRDDRREFRRRGNRFI, via the coding sequence ATGGACGTAATTCTCTTCACGCAGGACGATCCCATCTACATGCCGCGGTACCTCGAGCCGGTGTTTTCCGAACGATCCGAGACTCTCTCGAAGGTCGTCCTCGCGCCGATGCAACGGTCGATGCTCGAGGAGGTTCGAGGCCGGTTCCAGATGTTCGGCCCGTCGGCCTTTTTTCGGTTTGGCCTCCGGTATGTAGCGGGGAAAATCGCTGCCAGATTGCCGACGGGACCAGTCTATCGGACCACGGGGCGATTTCACTCGGTCCGAACGCTCGCGGCGGCTTATGACATTCCGGTGGAAGAAGTGAACGACGTCAACGACGAAGCGTTCGTCGACCAGATCCGGGAATTGAAACCTGATCTCGTTCTTTCGATCGCCTGTGGTCAACGAATGGGTGAAGATCTTCTGGAAATTCCGGAGGAGGGCGCGATCAACGTCCACGGATCTCTCTTGCCGAAGTATCGCGGCCTCTCGACGTCGTTCTGGGTGCTCTATCACGGGGAAGACGAGAGTGGGGTCACCGCCCACTACATGACGCCGGAGTTCGATTCCGGCGAGATCATCGTACAACAGAAGTACGAGGTACTGCCCGATGACACGATGCACGACATCTATCTCAAACTGACAGAGGTTGGGCCGGACGTCGCGGTCGACGTCATCGATCAGGTCGCCGACGGAACCATCGAAACGAGGCCCAACGATCTCGAGGAGGGCGAGTACTACTCCCGTCCGACCCGGGACGACCGGCGGGAGTTTCGGCGTCGCGGGAATCGATTCATCTAG
- a CDS encoding lipopolysaccharide biosynthesis protein: MGNSFSSAVVSIIVSKMFMLLLGVGFTPVLVRLLGPVEYGRYALVLSVYSVVGIVLISGTGDTVRKYISERSDTEWQAAIFGYVFRTAFVVGLLAAALFALAAYTGLAASTFGPAFTSLFYVLGAYLVFNQLATHVLWTLMGLQLESRSEPLKVVDETLFVAVAITFVYLGYGVEGVLLGSIVSSAFTIVVGLAIVSRVLPIRRALFPSGVSLPKGQIITYTASTIGFFLFLTSLYHVDVLLLQLWLSDEFVGYYKGALVIAEVLWFAPVAVQYALLQRVSHLWERGDIDAIERQSQVVTRYVFLFTTLLVLGLAALAADFVPLYLGKSFRPAITPLLLLLPGVLGFAVARPSLAINQARRSLRPLLVATGASSLINVLLNLLLIPGYGMIGAAIATSIGYGSLVVFQTAIARRLGYRPLEGIRWEATSVTIIVSATSIFLVSWAIDSSILSLVIVPPFGAVVFVVASVATGAITSDDLEEIATATALPKAVERQLLELVERIPTRHK; this comes from the coding sequence ATGGGCAATTCGTTTTCATCCGCGGTCGTCTCGATCATCGTTTCGAAGATGTTCATGCTGCTCCTCGGAGTGGGATTCACACCGGTTCTCGTTCGCCTCCTCGGACCGGTCGAGTACGGTCGGTACGCGCTCGTCCTGTCCGTATACTCCGTCGTCGGGATCGTGCTGATCTCGGGGACGGGTGATACGGTTCGAAAGTACATCTCCGAACGATCGGATACGGAGTGGCAGGCCGCCATCTTCGGCTACGTGTTCAGAACTGCGTTCGTCGTCGGCCTTCTCGCCGCCGCGCTGTTCGCTCTGGCGGCGTACACGGGTCTCGCAGCATCCACGTTCGGACCGGCGTTCACGTCGCTCTTCTACGTACTCGGCGCGTATCTCGTTTTCAACCAACTGGCGACGCACGTCCTGTGGACGCTAATGGGACTCCAACTGGAGTCTCGCTCGGAACCGCTAAAAGTTGTCGACGAGACGCTATTCGTCGCGGTCGCGATCACGTTCGTGTACCTCGGTTACGGCGTCGAAGGCGTATTGCTCGGATCCATCGTCTCCAGCGCGTTCACCATCGTGGTCGGATTGGCCATCGTCAGTCGAGTGTTGCCTATCCGCCGCGCCCTCTTCCCGAGCGGCGTGAGCCTTCCGAAAGGGCAGATAATTACCTACACCGCGAGTACGATCGGTTTCTTCCTCTTTTTGACGTCCCTGTACCACGTCGACGTGCTCTTGCTCCAGCTCTGGCTGTCCGACGAGTTCGTGGGATACTACAAAGGTGCGCTAGTGATCGCCGAAGTCCTGTGGTTCGCACCGGTCGCCGTTCAGTACGCGCTCTTACAGCGTGTCTCGCATCTCTGGGAGCGCGGGGATATCGACGCTATCGAGCGGCAATCCCAGGTCGTTACGCGCTACGTGTTCCTGTTTACGACGTTGCTTGTACTCGGCCTCGCTGCGCTGGCGGCCGACTTCGTTCCACTCTACTTAGGCAAGTCGTTCCGGCCGGCGATCACGCCTCTGTTGTTGCTGCTCCCTGGCGTGCTCGGATTCGCGGTCGCGAGACCGTCCCTCGCCATCAACCAGGCCAGGCGATCGCTTCGTCCGCTCCTCGTCGCGACGGGCGCCAGCTCGCTGATCAATGTACTGTTGAACCTGCTGTTGATTCCAGGCTACGGAATGATCGGGGCCGCCATCGCGACGTCGATCGGCTACGGAAGCCTCGTCGTGTTCCAGACGGCCATCGCCCGCCGGTTGGGGTACCGACCGCTCGAGGGCATCCGCTGGGAAGCCACGTCCGTCACGATCATCGTGTCGGCCACGTCGATCTTTCTCGTCTCGTGGGCGATCGACTCATCGATCCTCTCGCTCGTGATCGTCCCGCCGTTCGGTGCGGTCGTGTTCGTCGTTGCCTCGGTCGCGACCGGTGCGATTACGAGTGATGACCTCGAGGAGATCGCTACCGCGACGGCGCTACCGAAAGCGGTCGAACGGCAGTTGCTCGAACTGGTCGAGCGGATTCCGACCCGCCACAAATGA
- a CDS encoding polysaccharide deacetylase family protein, which produces MSRSSGPIACMTLDLEEDWCIPGDESPNPTFDHVDDYIALIEQLDVPISVFVVGVTIENYPGIVERLRWELDAEFHLHSYQHDMTKSYEFETEIQRGVAAFESHFGEPPRGYRAPQGNIVQGEWAELERAGFEFSSSVFPSYRPGVYNNIRAPLTPYVPTEVDRLLEIPFAAVPGLRIPISQNYLKLLGRPYLSLLKHVPLPTPLVYDSHLQDFWRTEFHDHLPQPKRTLMTRNMDRSVDILTEFVSTLRRNGYTFEKVSDLYEPVAYAWT; this is translated from the coding sequence ATGTCGCGTAGTAGTGGACCCATCGCCTGTATGACGCTCGATCTCGAGGAAGATTGGTGTATCCCGGGCGACGAGAGTCCGAATCCGACGTTCGACCACGTAGACGACTATATTGCACTCATCGAGCAGCTGGACGTGCCGATTAGCGTGTTCGTTGTCGGGGTCACGATAGAGAATTATCCCGGTATCGTCGAGCGCCTTCGTTGGGAGCTAGACGCCGAATTCCACCTTCACTCGTATCAACACGACATGACGAAATCGTACGAATTCGAGACCGAAATCCAGCGAGGGGTAGCAGCGTTCGAGTCACACTTCGGTGAACCACCCCGCGGGTACCGGGCACCGCAGGGAAACATCGTCCAGGGCGAGTGGGCGGAACTCGAGCGGGCCGGCTTCGAGTTCAGTTCCAGCGTCTTCCCCTCCTATCGCCCCGGCGTGTACAACAATATCCGCGCCCCGCTCACCCCGTACGTCCCGACGGAAGTCGATCGACTCCTCGAGATTCCGTTTGCGGCCGTCCCTGGGCTCCGGATTCCGATTTCGCAGAACTATCTCAAACTCCTCGGGCGTCCGTATCTTTCTCTTTTGAAGCACGTGCCCCTTCCCACGCCGTTAGTGTACGACTCCCACCTGCAGGATTTCTGGAGGACCGAGTTTCACGACCACCTGCCACAACCAAAGCGCACGCTCATGACCCGGAACATGGATCGGTCCGTCGACATACTCACCGAGTTCGTCTCGACGCTGAGACGAAACGGGTACACGTTCGAGAAAGTGTCTGACCTCTACGAACCGGTAGCGTACGCATGGACGTAA
- a CDS encoding peptidoglycan bridge formation glycyltransferase FemA/FemB family protein produces MSLTVTRLDSIEQADRNQWNHVVEQADLGSVFHRYGWLRAVERGQPLEPRHLLVEKKGNPIAMSPNFVGSIGSIPVRRLYSIRPGSGGPVAIGNEETALDLILESTARLCDGSVRFHQISNVDSSYVRYHDSFLEHGYSLRITNCDMLLDTSRNWDALLAEMDSSRRRAIRRGHDHDGEIVEEELTRAVLSEMHSNYTDVAERVGGARLTRAFFLELRNFPERIKVFSLHVDGARRGLMMFVLDDERSTLHYLCSGVTEDHFEYNASELIHEHAIKWAIENGYETYNFRGTEPDFRNGLFRFKERFATRAAPCLTWERGYPRAALAALNGGRVAHQWYTSSTPVTPETVRERTTEIKSKVVGQIFS; encoded by the coding sequence ATGTCCCTCACTGTAACGCGACTCGACAGCATCGAACAGGCCGATCGAAACCAGTGGAACCACGTCGTCGAGCAGGCCGATCTGGGTAGCGTCTTCCATCGTTACGGCTGGCTCCGGGCAGTCGAACGGGGTCAACCGCTCGAGCCACGTCATCTACTCGTCGAAAAGAAAGGTAACCCCATCGCCATGTCTCCGAACTTCGTCGGTTCGATCGGGTCGATCCCGGTTCGACGGCTCTACAGTATACGGCCCGGGTCGGGCGGCCCGGTCGCCATTGGCAACGAGGAAACCGCGCTCGATCTAATACTCGAATCGACGGCTCGCCTCTGTGACGGGTCGGTTCGATTTCACCAGATCAGTAACGTCGATTCGTCCTACGTTCGATACCACGACAGCTTCCTGGAGCACGGGTATAGCCTGCGAATTACTAACTGTGACATGCTCCTCGATACGTCGCGCAACTGGGACGCCCTCCTCGCAGAGATGGATAGCTCAAGGCGACGGGCGATCAGGCGAGGACACGATCACGACGGGGAGATCGTCGAGGAAGAACTGACCAGAGCAGTCCTAAGCGAGATGCACTCGAATTATACCGACGTCGCGGAACGCGTCGGCGGCGCCCGATTGACTCGAGCGTTCTTTCTCGAACTCCGTAACTTCCCCGAACGAATCAAGGTATTTTCGCTCCACGTCGATGGAGCGCGACGTGGACTGATGATGTTCGTGCTGGACGACGAACGGTCGACGCTTCATTACCTCTGTTCGGGCGTCACGGAGGACCACTTCGAGTACAACGCGTCGGAGTTGATCCACGAACACGCCATCAAGTGGGCCATCGAAAACGGCTACGAGACGTACAACTTCCGCGGAACGGAGCCCGACTTTCGAAACGGACTGTTTCGATTCAAGGAACGCTTCGCTACCCGCGCGGCCCCCTGTCTCACTTGGGAACGGGGGTATCCTCGGGCCGCCCTGGCGGCACTGAACGGCGGACGCGTCGCTCACCAGTGGTACACGTCCTCGACGCCAGTCACCCCCGAGACCGTGCGAGAGAGAACGACAGAAATCAAATCCAAAGTCGTCGGTCAGATTTTCTCGTGA